ATTGAAAGCATTACACCTGTTTCTGCATAAGCTAACTGATGCGCAGTTTTTGCCAGCGCTTTGCCATGCTGTCTGGATTGAGCCAGCAATTGAGTTTCAAGCGCTGGACGGTAAACTTTCTGTTTGATCAAACCCTGCTGTTCTACGACTTTCAGTGTTTCAATCGGAATCGCAGTCGAATTAAACTGTTTCTGTAGATTTAACTCGGGACGTACCAGATCAAATAGCCCCAGCAGGCGATAAGCACAATTATCATTGATAAAATAATAAGGGAAACTTACATTTTGCATTTCCCAGAGATGCTGTACCAAAAATCTGGTTTCTTGCGGGCTTAAGTTTAATTCATATTCCCACAAATCCCGGCTTTCAAAGTCACCATATTCTTTGACCTTGCGGTAATACGGCATCAGGGAATATTCACCCGGATATTGTCCGGTCAGCCCTTTCCAGGCAAAGGACCAGTTGTCATTGCCATCGACCGTCGCAGCATAGTTGACCGCATAAGAAATCAGATTGAGTTGTTGCTGGTCTTTAGGGTCCAGACGCAACAAGGTATGACCAAACATCGAGCTGGGATTACCCATAAAATCCGTGGCATAGATCAGGGTTGCCTGATAAGGCTTGACCTCGCCAATCCATTTATCCAAATCCGGGCAACTGACCGCAGGCAATTGTTGCTCGGAAATATTCAATTGCTGCATTAACCAGCTGCTGCGTGCAGGAAACTTACAGCGGACGGACTGATTCGGCTCTGCGCTCAGGAATAAAGCCTGAATGTTATGCTGCATTTCTTTTTTTAGATCAGTTTTTCCCTGCTCTGCCAGGAAATAGCCCGAATAGTTAACCTCGCTATGACCTTGGGGATTGGCATACATGAGACGTTGCCAGGTAGTGCTCTGATCCAGATGCTGAGTTTCGGCCTGAGCGATATAATGCTGGATGTCTGGATTAATTTCGCTAGAAAAACTTAAAGGGCTGAATGTCAGGCCCAACATGAAGAACGCATATTTCATTCAGTTAACTTATTCTCATCAATTTCTTTTAGTCATAAGAAAACCCTGCCAGAACAGCAGGGTTTTTAGGGTGCGGATCAGATGTAGGATTTCAATACTTCATCTTTGGCCATCACAGTTTGTAAGGTGCTTAAAACTTGTAATGTATTCTGGTTTTCTTCGGAATAAATTTCAGAGAAATTCTGCTTGGAAACGCTAAAGAAACGAGCTTTATCTTCAGATTTAATATTCAAAAGTTCAGCCAGAACATTCAGGCTTTCACCCTCTCCAACTGCCATATCACGCGCCAATGTTTCAGCGTTTTCATTGGTAAAGGTCACCACTTGAGCGGTTACGGTACCGCCCTGGCTACAACCTAAAGTACCAAAAGTGATCCCGAGCCACTGATTCGTGAACAGAACGTTGGTCGTACCTGCAAAGAGTTTAGGAATAATACCAGACTGACCCGCCCACACCTGGCTTCCGATACCACAACCGACATCTCGGTCAGCCATCGCCATGCTTGAACCAGTCGCCAATACCGCCGCCAGCATAATTTTTTTCAACATAGTTATTCTCCAATTATTCTCATGCAATCTTTGTTATTACTCTAATAATGTAATTTAAATTACATACTCAGCAGAGTAGCGACAAGTCAAGTTTGGCGCAATTGAAAAAATGTATGCTTTACATAAACATAACCTGATTGATTTTACTGTTCCTTGAGCGCCCAATCGCCTTGTGAATTACGCTGTCCCAAGATTTTCAGTACTAACACCAGACTCAGCAATAACAACAAATACCAGGAGCCCAGTTTGCCCCATCCCACCATATGCCATTGCTCAATCTGGCTTGGATAGAGCCAGATCTGGTAAAAGGTACTGATGTTCTCGGCAATCCAGATAATAAACGCCAGAATCAGCAGTACGGGTAACATCGGCAACTGAAAAGTATGCCGATTCAGCTGAAAGCGAATTCTGGTTTTCCAGAACATCAGCACGCTCCAGACAAATAAAATCACCCGATAATCGGGAATAAAAAACTTGCTCATAAAGTTGATATAAGACAAGACAGCCAATGTCAGCATATGGCTAAAACGCGGCAATTTTTCAAATGAAACCTGATATAGACGTAAAGAGCGCGCAAAAAAACTGCCGACCGCAGAATACATAAAACCGGCAAATAAAGGCACGGTCAGGATTTTAAATATTGCGGGTTGAGGGTAATGCCAGGAAGCAATTGCCGGATGGGTCAGGAAGATTTCCATCACCATGGCCATGAGATGAAATAACGCAATCACTTTGGCTTCAGCCCAGGATTCCAGTTTGGTATAGAGCAATATCACCTGAATCAGCAAAGCAAAAAAAAGCAGATAGTCATACCGGTAAAAACCAAAGAAGAGATCGCTGCCCATAGAAGCAGTCAGCGCAAAAGCGAGCAGGAGTAAAATCCCAAATAAGGCAGCCGAAGCTGCCTTATAAGTAAATTCAAACCCTGATTTGAATAGATCGATCAAGGTTTACATCCTAAAGATATTTGGCACTATACTCATGTACGGTATCAATAAATGCTTTTGGATTCGCCGGATCAACCCACTGGGTAATACCATGACCTAAATTGGCAACATAACCGGTTTTCTCGCCATTGGCATAGGCATCATCCAGCATGGCTTTTGTCGCTTTAATGATGGTGTCTGATGAACCATATAAAGTTGCAGGATCCAGGTTACCCTGAAGTGCTGCACGACCAGCAACCGTTTGACGAGCGACATTCAATGGCGTGGTCCAGTCCAGACCAAATGCATCTGCGCCTGTCGTAATCATCGGTTCCAACCATTGACCGCCACCTTTGGTAAACAGAATTACCGGAATCTTGCGGCCGTCTTTCTCACGTTGCAAACCAGCGACAATCTTCTGCATATAGTTCAGCGAGAACTCGATATATTCACGATGTGCTAATGCCCCACCCCAACTATCAAAGATCTGTACCGCTTGTGCACCCGCATAGATCTGCGCATTCAAATATTCAGTCACTGCATCAGCCAGACGATCCAGTAAAGCATGCAAAACTTCAGGCTGCGCATACATCATCTGTTTGGTAAAACGGAAATCCTTGCTTGAACCGCCTTCGACCATATACGTTGCCAGAGTCCATGGACTGCCCGAGAAACCAATCAGAGGAACCTGACCGCCCAAGGCTGAACGAATGGTCGAAACGGCATTCATCACATAATCCAGATCCGACTTGGCATTAAATGCAGGCAGATTGGCGACATCCTGTTCGGTACGGATGGTCTTGTGAAATTTCGGGCCTTCACCGGCTTCAAAATACAGCCCCAGTCCCAAAGCATCCGGAACCGTCAAGATATCCGAGAATAAAATCGCGGCATCAAGATCATAACGGCGTAAAGGCTGCAAAGTTACTTCACAGGCCAGTTCAGTATTCTTGCAAAGCGAAAGGAAATCTCCTGCCTTGGTACGCGTTTCGCGGTACTCAGGCAAATAACGGCCAGCCTGACGCATCATCCATACTGGCGTAGCATCTACAGGCTCACGCAACAATGCGCGCAGAAAACGATCATTTTTTAAGGTCGTCATTCACATTCCCATCTTTCTTTGACATTGCCAACATCATAGCAAAAAGGCCGCAGTTTTAATAACTTCTGGCAACTTTAAAAACCGATCGGATTGAACGGCAACCTAGTGATTTACACAAAACAACTACTGCATCTCCACATTTTTTCTGTAATACTTATAGTGTTTTTTCACATAGTTAAAGAAATAATTCTTAAGGTTGAGTTACATGTTCGTTCGCACAATGCTCGCTGTGAGTCTAGGTTGCATTTTCGCAGGTCAAGTTTTTGCCGCGTCTACTGCTGAACAACCATTAAAACCCCAAGTGGTGACTGATGTTGCAGTGCAAGATCCGATTGATCCATTAGCAACTGAAGCTTCAGCGGCCCAAGCAGCACCTGCAGAAGCGCAAATTACTGCACAAGAACAACAAGACTTAAAACAGGCATCTGAAGAGCTGAATGAGCTACAGGATACCGAAGATCAGACTGCCTCTGTTGGCGCAGCACCAAATACCAAAGCACCGACTAACTCTGCGATGACCAAAGCTTCTTGGACTTTAGACGGTTTAAACAATGCCCAATGGTATGAAAATATCGGTGCAGGTCAATTCCCAGTTTACGCACGTGCGCATGTCATGCTGAATAATGCCCATGCATCACCAGGTGCGATTGACGGAACCAGCGGTAAAAATACACTAAAAGCCATTGCATCTTTCCAGCAAATGAATGGCATCAAGCCAACCGGTGTTTTGACTCAGGAAACCTGGGATAAACTAGTTGCACGTCAGGGTTCCAAGCCAACCTTTGTTGAATACACCATTACTGAAAAAGATCTGGCAGGCCCATTTGCCAAGTCTATTCCTTCAGATTATGCGTTACAGGCGAAAATGAAAGGCTTGTACTACACACGTGTCAGTGAAATGTTGAGTGAAAAATTCCATATGGATGAGAATTTCTTAAAGAAACTCAATCCAAATGCTAACTTTAATAAAGTTGGGGAAAAATTACTGGTCAGTAATGTACGTAATGACTTGCCTGAAGGTATTCACTTGATTGTTGCACATAAAGGTGCGAAACAACTGTACTTATTTAACAGTAAAAATCAAATGATCGCGTCATTCCCTGCCACCATTGGTAGTGCGGATACACCATCTCCGACCGGAACCTATAAAGTAACAGGTGTTGCACCAAACCCTTGGTACAGCTATTCACCGTCTAACTTTGTACAAGGTAAAAACTTAAAACCACTATCTTTACCACCGGGTCCTAACGGTCCTGTCGGGAATATCTGGATTGGTTTAAGCAAGAAATCATTTGGTATTCACGGAACACCAAACCCGTCTACCATTTCGAAAACAGCGTCACATGGTTGTATTCGTTTGACTAACTGGGATGCCAATGATCTTGGCCGTAAAGTCAAATCTGGGGTAACGGTTCGTTTCTTAGAATGATGATCGGTCTGCCGATTTGAATAAAAATAGCCTGCTTTTGAGCGGGCTTTTTTATTCCTTATGTTTACTTTCAGCTCTTTCGTTGCAAAAATGCAATGATCTGTCGCCTATTTGAGATTTTTTCAGTTATAAAACGACAGTATGATGATCTCAAGTTAAAAATAATGTCGAGATAAAATCATGAATGCTTTTCTACATCCTAGCGAAAATCGTGGTCATGTAAAAATGGGCTGGCTGGAGTCTAAACACAGTTTCTCATTTGGTAACTGGTATAACCCAAAGTATATGGGTGTCAGCGCTTTACGTGTCATTAATGATGACCTGATTGATGGACATCAGGGTTTTGGAACGCATCCACATGACAATATGGAAATCCTGACCTGTGTGCTGAAAGGAACCATTACCCATCAGGACAGCATGGGCAATCATGGCGGAATCGCTGCGGGTGAATGGCAACTGATGAGTGCAGGAACAGGTGTGCGGCACAGTGAAATGAACCAAGGCGACGAACAGGTCCATTTACTGCAAATCTGGATTATTCCAAATGAACGTGATGCCAAGCCGAACTATCAGCAAATCCGTCTTGACCCGCATGAGCAACCGAACCAGTGGCATTTGATTTGTGGTCCGAATGACAATGCACCGATGCATATTCGTCAGAATGCCGAAGTCAAAACTGCGGTGATTCAGCAAGGCCAAAGTCTGGAAGTGAAAGCGACCCAGCATATTAATTATGTACATGTTGTTTCTGGCACTGTCCAGATCGCTGAACATACAGTTGAAGCTGGCGGCGCAATTGCTTTTCTAGATGATACAGAAATTAAAGCAAGCGAAGATGCGCAAGTGATCTGGTTTGATTTGCCGGAAGTACCCAACTAAGCTTTTAAAG
The nucleotide sequence above comes from Acinetobacter lwoffii. Encoded proteins:
- a CDS encoding Lnb N-terminal periplasmic domain-containing protein is translated as MKYAFFMLGLTFSPLSFSSEINPDIQHYIAQAETQHLDQSTTWQRLMYANPQGHSEVNYSGYFLAEQGKTDLKKEMQHNIQALFLSAEPNQSVRCKFPARSSWLMQQLNISEQQLPAVSCPDLDKWIGEVKPYQATLIYATDFMGNPSSMFGHTLLRLDPKDQQQLNLISYAVNYAATVDGNDNWSFAWKGLTGQYPGEYSLMPYYRKVKEYGDFESRDLWEYELNLSPQETRFLVQHLWEMQNVSFPYYFINDNCAYRLLGLFDLVRPELNLQKQFNSTAIPIETLKVVEQQGLIKQKVYRPALETQLLAQSRQHGKALAKTAHQLAYAETGVMLSILQPYPAEDQAKILEMAYDHLYLDFLRQKVDESFAQPRFRKLLGLRSQLNVEKQRKAPERSKIDPVQSHHARNISLQAGQVQGESFVQLGHRQAYHDLIDPQGGFRTGTQLLFLDGALQYRDSELKLEHLDLFAVNSYNPVNPFNTPLSWGFNLGWKQEALDAHGQFSENEQHGVASLKTQGGYSWANASREYLCYAQMQTQLQAGKVLDQGWRVGAGPTVGCQNIWSDQINSLVQVELPYWEDSHRWQLKLNTELQYAFNPQHALRLSWEYQQQQAKDWDQWILGLIRYF
- a CDS encoding DUF3015 family protein, giving the protein MLKKIMLAAVLATGSSMAMADRDVGCGIGSQVWAGQSGIIPKLFAGTTNVLFTNQWLGITFGTLGCSQGGTVTAQVVTFTNENAETLARDMAVGEGESLNVLAELLNIKSEDKARFFSVSKQNFSEIYSEENQNTLQVLSTLQTVMAKDEVLKSYI
- a CDS encoding DUF817 family protein, translated to MIDLFKSGFEFTYKAASAALFGILLLLAFALTASMGSDLFFGFYRYDYLLFFALLIQVILLYTKLESWAEAKVIALFHLMAMVMEIFLTHPAIASWHYPQPAIFKILTVPLFAGFMYSAVGSFFARSLRLYQVSFEKLPRFSHMLTLAVLSYINFMSKFFIPDYRVILFVWSVLMFWKTRIRFQLNRHTFQLPMLPVLLILAFIIWIAENISTFYQIWLYPSQIEQWHMVGWGKLGSWYLLLLLSLVLVLKILGQRNSQGDWALKEQ
- the hemE gene encoding uroporphyrinogen decarboxylase, producing the protein MTTLKNDRFLRALLREPVDATPVWMMRQAGRYLPEYRETRTKAGDFLSLCKNTELACEVTLQPLRRYDLDAAILFSDILTVPDALGLGLYFEAGEGPKFHKTIRTEQDVANLPAFNAKSDLDYVMNAVSTIRSALGGQVPLIGFSGSPWTLATYMVEGGSSKDFRFTKQMMYAQPEVLHALLDRLADAVTEYLNAQIYAGAQAVQIFDSWGGALAHREYIEFSLNYMQKIVAGLQREKDGRKIPVILFTKGGGQWLEPMITTGADAFGLDWTTPLNVARQTVAGRAALQGNLDPATLYGSSDTIIKATKAMLDDAYANGEKTGYVANLGHGITQWVDPANPKAFIDTVHEYSAKYL
- a CDS encoding L,D-transpeptidase family protein encodes the protein MFVRTMLAVSLGCIFAGQVFAASTAEQPLKPQVVTDVAVQDPIDPLATEASAAQAAPAEAQITAQEQQDLKQASEELNELQDTEDQTASVGAAPNTKAPTNSAMTKASWTLDGLNNAQWYENIGAGQFPVYARAHVMLNNAHASPGAIDGTSGKNTLKAIASFQQMNGIKPTGVLTQETWDKLVARQGSKPTFVEYTITEKDLAGPFAKSIPSDYALQAKMKGLYYTRVSEMLSEKFHMDENFLKKLNPNANFNKVGEKLLVSNVRNDLPEGIHLIVAHKGAKQLYLFNSKNQMIASFPATIGSADTPSPTGTYKVTGVAPNPWYSYSPSNFVQGKNLKPLSLPPGPNGPVGNIWIGLSKKSFGIHGTPNPSTISKTASHGCIRLTNWDANDLGRKVKSGVTVRFLE
- a CDS encoding pirin family protein — protein: MNAFLHPSENRGHVKMGWLESKHSFSFGNWYNPKYMGVSALRVINDDLIDGHQGFGTHPHDNMEILTCVLKGTITHQDSMGNHGGIAAGEWQLMSAGTGVRHSEMNQGDEQVHLLQIWIIPNERDAKPNYQQIRLDPHEQPNQWHLICGPNDNAPMHIRQNAEVKTAVIQQGQSLEVKATQHINYVHVVSGTVQIAEHTVEAGGAIAFLDDTEIKASEDAQVIWFDLPEVPN